A genomic stretch from Hemicordylus capensis ecotype Gifberg chromosome 1, rHemCap1.1.pri, whole genome shotgun sequence includes:
- the MTRF1L gene encoding peptide chain release factor 1-like, mitochondrial isoform X3: MLFTAEMFHMYQQYAAYKNWNFEVLQYASSDLGGLRHASATIAGTEAYKQMKFEGGVHRVQRVPKTEKQSRIHTSTMTVAILPQPNEINLTINHKELRIETKRASGAGGQHVNTTDSAVRIVHIPTGVVSECQQGRSQIKNKEKAMQMLRAKLYSIKLEEESKKRETARKIQIGTKGRSEKIRTYNFPQDRVTDHRISRSVHYIEKFMLGEELLDEMIQSIREYADYETVMEVISESNPTRPR, encoded by the exons ATGCTATTCACTGCAGAGATGTTTCATATGTATCAACAGTATGCTGCATATAAAAACTGGAATTTTGAAGTTCTGCAATATGCTTCCAGTGATCTAG gtgGTCTGAGACATGCATCTGCCACTATAGCTGGCACTGAAGCATATAAACAGATGAAGTTTGAAGGTGGAGTACATCGTGTCCAGCGAGTGCCGAAAACAGAGAAGCAAAGTCGCATTCATACCAGCACAATGACTGTAGCAATACTGCCACAACCAAATGAG ATAAATCTGACAATCAATCATAAGGAGTTGCGTATTGAAACAAAACGAGCCAGTGGAGCTGGTGGTCAGCATGTAAATACCACAGATAGTGCTGTACGAATAGTCCACATTCCCACAG GTGTGGTATCTGAATGTCAACAAGGTCGATCTCAAatcaaaaataaagaaaaagctATGCAGATGCTTCGTGCCAAACTATACAGTATCAAACTTGAAGAAGAGTCAAAAAAGAGAGAAACAGCCAGAAAGATTCAG ATTGGGACTAAAGGAAGGTCTGAGAAAATCAGAACCTACAACTTTCCACAAGATCGGGTTACTGACCACAGGATAAGCAGATCAGTGCACTACATTGAAAAGTTCATGTTAGGGGAGGAACTGCTAGATGAAATGATACAGTCCATAAGAGAATATGCTGACTATGAGACTGTAATGGAAGTAATTTCGGAAAGTAACCCAACCAGGCCAAGGTGA
- the MTRF1L gene encoding peptide chain release factor 1-like, mitochondrial isoform X1: MWSWLLRNRFWPRRPKGPVSPFSAPAQWPGRQPPVPAQRLLSSQLRLHELFAMPALQRFLDKQQELGERRGSSRPDLAAQIRLLQGKEQELRDIERLAREDESEDLRKLAEKEVVSFQEEIAELKHQILLLLIPLDETDKSDLILEVTAGVGGQEAMLFTAEMFHMYQQYAAYKNWNFEVLQYASSDLGGLRHASATIAGTEAYKQMKFEGGVHRVQRVPKTEKQSRIHTSTMTVAILPQPNEINLTINHKELRIETKRASGAGGQHVNTTDSAVRIVHIPTGVVSECQQGRSQIKNKEKAMQMLRAKLYSIKLEEESKKRETARKIQIGTKGRSEKIRTYNFPQDRVTDHRISRSVHYIEKFMLGEELLDEMIQSIREYADYETVMEVISESNPTRPR, translated from the exons ATGTGGAGCTGGCTACTTCGGAATCGGTTCTGGCCGCGAAGGCCGAAAGGTCCCGTCTCGCCTTTCTCGGCTCCCGCACAATGGCCCGGGCGGCAGCCGCCAGTGCCCGCTCAGCGCTTGCTCAGCAGCCAGCTGCGCTTGCACGAGCTGTTCGCGATGCCTGCCTTGCAGCGCTTCCTGGACAAGCAGCAGGAGCTGGGAGAGCGTCGTGGGAGTTCCCGACCGGATCTGGCGGCGCAGATTCGCCTCTTGCAGGGCAAGGAGCAGGAGCTGCGCGATATAGAGCGCCTGGCTAGGGAAG ATGAAAGTGAAGATTTGAGAAAGCTTGCAGAAAAGGAAGTTGTTTCCTTTCAGGAAGAGATAGCAGAATTGAAACACCAG ataCTGTTGCTTTTGATTCCTTTAGATGAAACAGACAAAAGTGATCTCATCCTGGAAGTAACTGCTGGTGTTGGGGGTCAGGAAGCTATGCTATTCACTGCAGAGATGTTTCATATGTATCAACAGTATGCTGCATATAAAAACTGGAATTTTGAAGTTCTGCAATATGCTTCCAGTGATCTAG gtgGTCTGAGACATGCATCTGCCACTATAGCTGGCACTGAAGCATATAAACAGATGAAGTTTGAAGGTGGAGTACATCGTGTCCAGCGAGTGCCGAAAACAGAGAAGCAAAGTCGCATTCATACCAGCACAATGACTGTAGCAATACTGCCACAACCAAATGAG ATAAATCTGACAATCAATCATAAGGAGTTGCGTATTGAAACAAAACGAGCCAGTGGAGCTGGTGGTCAGCATGTAAATACCACAGATAGTGCTGTACGAATAGTCCACATTCCCACAG GTGTGGTATCTGAATGTCAACAAGGTCGATCTCAAatcaaaaataaagaaaaagctATGCAGATGCTTCGTGCCAAACTATACAGTATCAAACTTGAAGAAGAGTCAAAAAAGAGAGAAACAGCCAGAAAGATTCAG ATTGGGACTAAAGGAAGGTCTGAGAAAATCAGAACCTACAACTTTCCACAAGATCGGGTTACTGACCACAGGATAAGCAGATCAGTGCACTACATTGAAAAGTTCATGTTAGGGGAGGAACTGCTAGATGAAATGATACAGTCCATAAGAGAATATGCTGACTATGAGACTGTAATGGAAGTAATTTCGGAAAGTAACCCAACCAGGCCAAGGTGA
- the MTRF1L gene encoding peptide chain release factor 1-like, mitochondrial isoform X2: MWSWLLRNRFWPRRPKGPVSPFSAPAQWPGRQPPVPAQRLLSSQLRLHELFAMPALQRFLDKQQELGERRGSSRPDLAAQIRLLQGKEQELRDIERLAREDESEDLRKLAEKEVVSFQEEIAELKHQILLLLIPLDETDKSDLILEVTAGVGGQEAMLFTAEMFHMYQQYAAYKNWNFEVLQYASSDLGGLRHASATIAGTEAYKQMKFEGGVHRVQRVPKTEKQSRIHTSTMTVAILPQPNEINLTINHKELRIETKRASGAGGQHVNTTDSAVRIVHIPTGVVSECQQGRSQIKNKEKAMQMLRAKLYSIKLEEESKKRETARKIQGRRRQLGTLLHYLTTIY, translated from the exons ATGTGGAGCTGGCTACTTCGGAATCGGTTCTGGCCGCGAAGGCCGAAAGGTCCCGTCTCGCCTTTCTCGGCTCCCGCACAATGGCCCGGGCGGCAGCCGCCAGTGCCCGCTCAGCGCTTGCTCAGCAGCCAGCTGCGCTTGCACGAGCTGTTCGCGATGCCTGCCTTGCAGCGCTTCCTGGACAAGCAGCAGGAGCTGGGAGAGCGTCGTGGGAGTTCCCGACCGGATCTGGCGGCGCAGATTCGCCTCTTGCAGGGCAAGGAGCAGGAGCTGCGCGATATAGAGCGCCTGGCTAGGGAAG ATGAAAGTGAAGATTTGAGAAAGCTTGCAGAAAAGGAAGTTGTTTCCTTTCAGGAAGAGATAGCAGAATTGAAACACCAG ataCTGTTGCTTTTGATTCCTTTAGATGAAACAGACAAAAGTGATCTCATCCTGGAAGTAACTGCTGGTGTTGGGGGTCAGGAAGCTATGCTATTCACTGCAGAGATGTTTCATATGTATCAACAGTATGCTGCATATAAAAACTGGAATTTTGAAGTTCTGCAATATGCTTCCAGTGATCTAG gtgGTCTGAGACATGCATCTGCCACTATAGCTGGCACTGAAGCATATAAACAGATGAAGTTTGAAGGTGGAGTACATCGTGTCCAGCGAGTGCCGAAAACAGAGAAGCAAAGTCGCATTCATACCAGCACAATGACTGTAGCAATACTGCCACAACCAAATGAG ATAAATCTGACAATCAATCATAAGGAGTTGCGTATTGAAACAAAACGAGCCAGTGGAGCTGGTGGTCAGCATGTAAATACCACAGATAGTGCTGTACGAATAGTCCACATTCCCACAG GTGTGGTATCTGAATGTCAACAAGGTCGATCTCAAatcaaaaataaagaaaaagctATGCAGATGCTTCGTGCCAAACTATACAGTATCAAACTTGAAGAAGAGTCAAAAAAGAGAGAAACAGCCAGAAAGATTCAG gGAAGGAGAAGACAGTTAGGCACCCTTCTCCATTACTTGACCACCATCTATTGA